In a single window of the Magnolia sinica isolate HGM2019 chromosome 7, MsV1, whole genome shotgun sequence genome:
- the LOC131251324 gene encoding BTB/POZ domain-containing protein At3g05675 isoform X2: MDNSPNEIGDRSTSDVVVRLRTHEGRDDWFYCHSHVLVEKSKYFAERLSEDWPTCQILDSRNCVEVYCQESDFDHHVSALRLLYIPDDSMPNTWHGVKTTLGIIQVAVQLGCPQMVRACVDYLEAVPWEEAEEEEILRIIPALGSQAEPILARLQPVDPTAIVRIFFSAIHFATSSPPPSMNDLKSSAQEQLEYMLTEDDDAPLLTADDRIKSEVRKCVNSLLTRFYSELETLVSGPEDLEPVMEGKQMLQSLLSDLAWACQILIKLEMMKDFVHSWVEMSDKIVEAVDDGSLNFDALEKKLKVIEVAAKVLEVIGYGNVILPTARRLHMVKVWLPFVRRTKPMLDSDGFDGVDRPSFKMDSELWQSIESAFISIVLALPSGDQAQILADWLSGENVHFPDLTEAFEVWCYRSKVAKRRMAALRGGRSGFEPMSSSSEGNSVYTTAILL; encoded by the exons AATGAAATTGGTGATAGGTCAACTAGCGATGTCGTTGTCAGGTTACGGACGCACGAGGGCAGGGATGATTGGTTTTACTGCCACTCTCACGTACTCGTAGAAAAGAGCAAGTACTTTGCCGAGCGTCTCTCTGAGGATTGGCCAACATGCCAGATCCTAGACTCCCGTAACTGTGTTGAAGTATACTGCCAGGAATCGGATTTTGACCATCACGTTAGTGCTCTACGCCTCCTTTACATTCCTGACGACTCAATGCCCAACACCTGGCATGGCGTCAAAACTACACTTGGCATCATTCAAGTGGCTGTCCAGCTAGGCTGTCCACAGATGGTCCGTGCTTGTGTGGACTACTTGGAAGCAGTCCCTTGGGAGGAGGCTGAGGAGGAGGAGATTCTAAGAATCATCCCAGCCCTTGGATCACAAGCTGAACCGATCCTTGCCCGTCTTCAACCAGTTGACCCTACGGCCATCGTCAGAATTTTCTTCTcggccatccattttgccacatcatcgCCCCCTCCGTCAATGAATGATCTGAAATCCTCTGCCCAGGAGCAGCTTGAGTATATGCTCACCGAGGATGATGATGCCCCACTGCTGACAGCCGATGACAGAATAAAATCTGAGGTTAGAAAATGTGTGAACAGTCTCTTAACCAGATTCTATAGCGAGCTAGAGACTCTGGTTAGTGGGCCAGAGGACTTGGAACCAGTGATGGAAGGGAAGCAGATGCTACAATCCCTCTTATCAGACCTAGCATGGGCTTGCCAGATATTGATCAAGTTGGAGATGATGAAGGATTTCGTGCACAGTTGGGTAGAGATGTCAGACAAGATAGTGGAGGCTGTGGACGATGGGAGTTTAAATTTCGATGCACTTGAAAAGAAATTAAAAGTCATTGAGGTCGCTGCTAAGGTTTTAGAAGTCATTGGATATGGGAATGTGATCCTTCCAACAGCAAGGCGACTTCACATGGTAAAGGTTTGGCTTCCTTTTGTACGGAGGACAAAGCCAATGCTTGATTCTGATGGTTTCGATGGTGTTGATCGGCCTTCCTTTAAGATGGACAGCGAGCTTTGGCAGAGCATTGAATCTGCGTTCATATCAATCGTGCTCGCTTTGCCATCAGGGGACCAGGCACAGATCTTGGCTGATTGGTTGAGCGGTGAGAATGTCCACTTTCCGGACCTGACTGAGGCATTCGAAGTGTGGTGTTACAGGTCCAAGGTTGCAAAGAGAAGGATGGCAGCATTACGTGGCGGTAGAAGTG GATTTGAACCCATGAGCTCAAGCAGTGAAGGAAACAGTGTCTACACCACAGCTATTTTGCTTTAA
- the LOC131251324 gene encoding BTB/POZ domain-containing protein At3g05675 isoform X1 has protein sequence MDNSPVILMLGLPIGRVGCCTHDIAASWQLDNEIGDRSTSDVVVRLRTHEGRDDWFYCHSHVLVEKSKYFAERLSEDWPTCQILDSRNCVEVYCQESDFDHHVSALRLLYIPDDSMPNTWHGVKTTLGIIQVAVQLGCPQMVRACVDYLEAVPWEEAEEEEILRIIPALGSQAEPILARLQPVDPTAIVRIFFSAIHFATSSPPPSMNDLKSSAQEQLEYMLTEDDDAPLLTADDRIKSEVRKCVNSLLTRFYSELETLVSGPEDLEPVMEGKQMLQSLLSDLAWACQILIKLEMMKDFVHSWVEMSDKIVEAVDDGSLNFDALEKKLKVIEVAAKVLEVIGYGNVILPTARRLHMVKVWLPFVRRTKPMLDSDGFDGVDRPSFKMDSELWQSIESAFISIVLALPSGDQAQILADWLSGENVHFPDLTEAFEVWCYRSKVAKRRMAALRGGRSGFEPMSSSSEGNSVYTTAILL, from the exons AATGAAATTGGTGATAGGTCAACTAGCGATGTCGTTGTCAGGTTACGGACGCACGAGGGCAGGGATGATTGGTTTTACTGCCACTCTCACGTACTCGTAGAAAAGAGCAAGTACTTTGCCGAGCGTCTCTCTGAGGATTGGCCAACATGCCAGATCCTAGACTCCCGTAACTGTGTTGAAGTATACTGCCAGGAATCGGATTTTGACCATCACGTTAGTGCTCTACGCCTCCTTTACATTCCTGACGACTCAATGCCCAACACCTGGCATGGCGTCAAAACTACACTTGGCATCATTCAAGTGGCTGTCCAGCTAGGCTGTCCACAGATGGTCCGTGCTTGTGTGGACTACTTGGAAGCAGTCCCTTGGGAGGAGGCTGAGGAGGAGGAGATTCTAAGAATCATCCCAGCCCTTGGATCACAAGCTGAACCGATCCTTGCCCGTCTTCAACCAGTTGACCCTACGGCCATCGTCAGAATTTTCTTCTcggccatccattttgccacatcatcgCCCCCTCCGTCAATGAATGATCTGAAATCCTCTGCCCAGGAGCAGCTTGAGTATATGCTCACCGAGGATGATGATGCCCCACTGCTGACAGCCGATGACAGAATAAAATCTGAGGTTAGAAAATGTGTGAACAGTCTCTTAACCAGATTCTATAGCGAGCTAGAGACTCTGGTTAGTGGGCCAGAGGACTTGGAACCAGTGATGGAAGGGAAGCAGATGCTACAATCCCTCTTATCAGACCTAGCATGGGCTTGCCAGATATTGATCAAGTTGGAGATGATGAAGGATTTCGTGCACAGTTGGGTAGAGATGTCAGACAAGATAGTGGAGGCTGTGGACGATGGGAGTTTAAATTTCGATGCACTTGAAAAGAAATTAAAAGTCATTGAGGTCGCTGCTAAGGTTTTAGAAGTCATTGGATATGGGAATGTGATCCTTCCAACAGCAAGGCGACTTCACATGGTAAAGGTTTGGCTTCCTTTTGTACGGAGGACAAAGCCAATGCTTGATTCTGATGGTTTCGATGGTGTTGATCGGCCTTCCTTTAAGATGGACAGCGAGCTTTGGCAGAGCATTGAATCTGCGTTCATATCAATCGTGCTCGCTTTGCCATCAGGGGACCAGGCACAGATCTTGGCTGATTGGTTGAGCGGTGAGAATGTCCACTTTCCGGACCTGACTGAGGCATTCGAAGTGTGGTGTTACAGGTCCAAGGTTGCAAAGAGAAGGATGGCAGCATTACGTGGCGGTAGAAGTG GATTTGAACCCATGAGCTCAAGCAGTGAAGGAAACAGTGTCTACACCACAGCTATTTTGCTTTAA